The following proteins come from a genomic window of Quadrisphaera sp. RL12-1S:
- a CDS encoding helix-turn-helix transcriptional regulator, with product MDRANEAVVLLRRSTATVLDDRPLVALGLETALADVPDSAGVVVVGQVPGALDAVVAAVARGQHVVVVLDDADSPGLAAAALDAGARGVAVGSGTVAELTHVVRCAVRGRVAVAASVAERLEQLRQLRSVFTARELEVLALYATGIPAKSVARRMGVGLETVKTYVKRLRAKAEPLSIATTTRLELVDLARRLDLL from the coding sequence GTGGACCGCGCGAACGAGGCGGTGGTGCTGCTGCGGCGCAGCACCGCCACGGTGCTGGACGACCGCCCGCTCGTGGCGCTGGGCCTCGAGACCGCGCTGGCCGACGTGCCCGACTCCGCCGGTGTGGTGGTGGTCGGCCAGGTGCCCGGCGCGCTGGACGCCGTGGTCGCCGCCGTGGCCCGCGGCCAGCACGTGGTGGTCGTGCTGGACGACGCCGACAGCCCGGGCCTGGCCGCCGCCGCGCTGGACGCTGGCGCCCGCGGCGTGGCGGTGGGCAGCGGGACGGTGGCCGAGCTGACGCACGTGGTGCGGTGCGCCGTCCGCGGCCGGGTGGCCGTGGCGGCGTCGGTGGCCGAGCGGCTCGAGCAGCTGCGGCAGCTGCGGTCGGTGTTCACCGCGCGCGAGCTGGAGGTGCTGGCCCTGTACGCCACGGGGATCCCGGCGAAGTCGGTGGCGCGGCGGATGGGCGTGGGCCTGGAGACGGTGAAGACGTACGTGAAGCGGCTGCGCGCCAAGGCCGAGCCGCTGAGCATCGCCACCACCACCCGCCTGGAGCTCGTGGACCTCGCCCGCCGCCTCGACCTCCTCTGA
- a CDS encoding endonuclease/exonuclease/phosphatase family protein, giving the protein MRRPVTWAWTCSAVLVACAAVLFAAPLAGFERWPVIAAALPARAALGVLFAVALVVVAVLLARRTWRPRVGVPVAVALAVASALLLPVVLARGVVDEPVAAPAPGQLRVLEWNTNTDLTSPDVVARLAAAQRADVVILPEVALRSGSAYRRAFTAAGVSLMRVNRHSSTTQVAVWMAPRLARHYSSVPGPDPVKTVELTTTTPGLPTLLALHAPWPVGERLAGWDEDVDWVASQCAAGAAAGRPVLVAGDFNASTDDFGGPSLGGCTDAATLRHSAGVGTWSTHVPTLLAMPIDHVLLTPSAGAVTSFTVLTSEDGSGTRHRPTMAVITPGP; this is encoded by the coding sequence GTGCGGAGACCGGTGACCTGGGCGTGGACCTGCTCGGCCGTGCTCGTGGCCTGCGCGGCGGTCCTGTTCGCGGCGCCGCTGGCCGGGTTCGAGCGGTGGCCCGTCATCGCAGCGGCGCTGCCCGCGCGCGCAGCGCTGGGGGTGCTGTTCGCGGTGGCCCTCGTCGTCGTCGCGGTGCTGCTGGCCCGGCGCACCTGGCGGCCGCGGGTGGGCGTGCCGGTGGCCGTGGCGCTCGCCGTGGCCAGCGCGCTGCTCCTGCCGGTGGTGCTGGCGCGCGGGGTGGTGGACGAGCCGGTGGCGGCGCCGGCCCCGGGGCAGCTGCGGGTGCTCGAGTGGAACACCAACACCGACCTGACCAGCCCGGACGTCGTGGCGCGGCTGGCGGCGGCGCAGCGGGCCGACGTCGTCATCCTGCCCGAGGTGGCCCTGCGCTCCGGCAGCGCGTACCGGCGCGCCTTCACCGCGGCGGGCGTCTCCCTCATGCGCGTCAACCGGCACTCCTCCACCACGCAGGTGGCCGTGTGGATGGCGCCGCGGCTGGCGCGGCACTACTCGTCGGTGCCGGGGCCGGACCCGGTGAAGACCGTGGAACTGACGACCACCACGCCGGGGCTGCCGACGCTGCTGGCGCTGCACGCGCCGTGGCCGGTGGGCGAGCGGCTGGCGGGGTGGGACGAGGACGTCGACTGGGTGGCCTCGCAGTGCGCGGCCGGGGCCGCCGCCGGCAGGCCCGTGCTGGTGGCGGGCGACTTCAACGCCAGCACGGACGACTTCGGCGGCCCGTCGCTGGGCGGCTGCACCGACGCGGCGACGCTGCGGCACAGCGCCGGGGTGGGCACCTGGTCGACCCACGTGCCGACGCTGCTGGCCATGCCCATCGACCACGTGCTCCTCACGCCGTCAGCGGGCGCCGTCACCAGCTTCACGGTGCTGACCAGCGAGGACGGGTCGGGCACCCGGCACCGCCCGACGATGGCGGTCATCACGCCCGGGCCCTGA
- a CDS encoding helix-turn-helix domain-containing protein: MVGRPERELREDGTPLTALAIALRDLRRSAGSPSYREMGQRVHRSPTTLSEAAGGERHPTWDTLHAYVTACGGDPEAWRERWEGAARRGTAKPVPAPDPEPVEPVEPVEPVEPVEPVEPAGTTTTTAGPAGRRRWLWPAVAAACLVVGAGTGFALSAGADGGGSSSSLASTGAGGLGAGQGQGQGQGLGALAPPTGTAAPSLAVADGSDPQDTGCARLPGVETLDNTEVQQNGMTVGLAQLKYSPGCGASWPRFEPFPGASLAPGTVVHVDIVRPATGDAAFQFSAPSVDGQPTFGNLAVSTSACVYASVSLETAAGRTPASTTHCFRGKTFVQ; encoded by the coding sequence CATCGCCCTGAGGGACCTGCGCCGGTCCGCCGGCAGCCCCAGCTACCGCGAGATGGGCCAGCGGGTGCACCGCTCCCCCACCACGCTGTCGGAGGCGGCCGGTGGGGAGCGCCACCCCACCTGGGACACCCTGCACGCCTACGTCACCGCCTGCGGCGGTGACCCCGAGGCGTGGCGCGAGCGCTGGGAGGGCGCCGCCCGGCGTGGGACGGCCAAGCCCGTGCCGGCACCGGACCCCGAGCCGGTGGAGCCGGTCGAGCCGGTCGAGCCGGTCGAGCCGGTCGAGCCGGTCGAGCCGGCGGGGACCACGACGACGACGGCGGGGCCCGCGGGACGGCGGCGCTGGCTGTGGCCCGCGGTGGCCGCGGCGTGCCTGGTGGTCGGGGCGGGGACGGGGTTCGCGCTGAGCGCGGGGGCGGACGGCGGCGGGTCGTCGTCGTCGCTCGCCTCCACCGGGGCCGGGGGCCTGGGCGCGGGGCAGGGGCAGGGCCAGGGCCAGGGCCTGGGCGCGCTGGCACCCCCGACCGGGACGGCGGCGCCGTCGCTGGCGGTCGCCGACGGCAGCGACCCCCAGGACACCGGCTGCGCCCGCCTGCCCGGGGTGGAGACCCTCGACAACACCGAGGTCCAGCAGAACGGCATGACCGTGGGGCTGGCGCAGCTGAAGTACTCCCCCGGCTGCGGCGCCTCCTGGCCGCGCTTCGAGCCGTTCCCCGGCGCGAGCCTGGCCCCGGGGACCGTGGTGCACGTCGACATCGTCAGACCGGCCACCGGGGACGCAGCGTTCCAGTTCTCCGCGCCCTCGGTGGACGGGCAGCCGACGTTCGGCAACCTCGCGGTGAGCACCTCCGCGTGCGTCTACGCCTCGGTGAGCCTGGAGACCGCCGCCGGGCGGACACCGGCCTCGACCACCCACTGCTTCAGGGGCAAGACCTTCGTGCAGTGA